CGCGGGCAGCGGGTCGTCGCCGACGATCTCACCGGTCGCCTGGGCGCCCGCGGCCGCGAGCTCCGCGATGCTCGCGTCGAGCGACTGCTTGGCCGTGATCGTCGCGTTCCGCGAGTCGGGCATGCCGCGGCGCGCAGCGGCGAAAGCCTCACGGAAGCCGTCCGTGTAGATGTCGTCGAGCAGCCCGACGAGCATGTTGCGCTCCGTGTCCGCAGGGACGAGCACGTGGTAGCGAACCTCGGGCGACGGCGCGGCCGCGAGGATGTGGGAGACGTCGAAGGAGGTCAGTGCGTCCTCCGCGAGGACGAGGGTCGTGTCCATGTCCTCGACTATCTCGCCCGGTCAGCGGCCCCGCAACACCCAGCGGGTGACGAGCGTGCCGTCCGCGTGCAGGAGGACGGCCGGCGTCGTGCGTGTGTCGAGCGCGTCCTGGAGGCTGCGCGGACCGGCGACGATGCGGCCGGGCGCGGGCCCGACGAGCCTCGGGCTGGTCGTGAGCATGAGCTCGTCGACGAGGCCGTCGTCGAGCAGGTTCGCGAGGAGGTGCGGGCCGCCCTCGGTGAGGACGCGCGTCAGGCCGCGCTCGGCGAGCGCGTCGAGCGCGGCGCGGAGGTCGACGCTGCCGAGGCCGTCGTCGACGACCACGAGCCGACCGTCCCTGTCGAGCTCCGAGCCACGGTGGGCCTCGGCGCCCGCGACCGTCGTGAGCAGCAGCGACCGGGCGTCGGGCTCGAGGAGCGAGGCGGGCAGGACCCCGGTCCGGGAGACGACGGCGGTGACGATCCGCGGAGCCCTCCCCGCTGCGGCGGTGAGCGACGAGAGGTGCGCCGGGCGCTCGACAGGTCCGTAGCCCTCGGCGCGTATCGTGCCAGCACCGACGAGGACGACGTCGGCGAGGGCACGCAGCACCTCGAACACCCGGAAGTCGGCTGCGTCGTTGATGGACCCGGAGCGGTGGTCGGCGCCCCAGGCGCCTCCGTCAACCGAGGCGACCATGTTCGCGCGGACGTGCACGCGGCCCTCGCGCGGCGCTGGGTGGGCGAGCAGCTCGCCCAGGCGCGGCTCGCCCGGCTCGGGAACGATCCGCTCGGCCTGCGCGACGGCGCGGCCGGCGTCGATCAGGAGGTCGAACGTCGGGACGGAGGGCATGCGGCCACTGTAGGTCGCCGCCTGCCGTCATGTCCTGGGGCGGGGGAGCACGGTCCGGCGGGAGCACGGTGCCGTGGGGCGCAGCTCGGTGGGGCACGGCGTGGTTCGCTGGGGCACGGCGCGGTGCGGTGGGGCACGGTGCGGCGAGCACCACACCGCCGGAGCGCGGGACGCGCCCTCGGCGGCGCCCCGGAGCAACTAGTCTCGACGGGTGACTTTCGTCCCACCACCGTCGCTCTGCGACATCCGGCCCGCCGCCGACCGCACCCGCCTCCTGCGCGACCTCGTCCCGCCCCGGCACTTCGCCGAGGCGTCGTTCGCGTCCTACCGGCCAGACCCGGCGCACCCGACCCAGCAGCGCGCCGTCGAACGCCTCGCCGAGGTCGCGGACACGCTCGTCAACCCCGCGCGCGGCCTCGGAGCGCTGTTCCGCTGGCGCCGCGGCACCGTGCCCGCGGTGTACCTCGACGGCGGCTTCGGCGTCGGCAAGACGCACCTGCTCGCGTCGCTCGCGCACGCCGTCGGGCCCGAGCGGGCGGCGTTCGGGACGTTCGTCGAGTACACGAACCTCGTCGGTGCCCTCGGCTTCGCGGCGACCGTCGACGCGCTCGGCGGCAAGGACCTCGTCTGCATCGACGAGTTCGAGCTCGACGACCCGGGCGACACGGTGCTCATGTCGCGGCTCCTGCGCGAGCTCACGGACCGCGACGTCTCGATCGTCGCGACGTCGAACACCCTGCCCGGCTCGCTCGGCGAGGGCCGCTTCGCGGCCGAGGACTTCCTCCGGGAGATCCAGGCGCTCGCCGCCCGCTTCGAGGTGCTGCGCGTCGACGGCGAGGACTACCGCCACCGCGCCGTCGTCACGTCGGCGCAGCCGCTGCCCGACGCCACCCTCGTCGAGAGCGCGGAGCACCGCAAGGGTGCGACCCTCGACTTCTTCGACGACCTGCTCGCCCACCTCGCCCAGGTGCACCCGAGCCGCTACGGCGCGATGCTCGACGACGTCACCCTCGTCGCGCTGCGCGGCGTGCGCACGATCGAGAGCCAGGCGGAGGCGCTGCGCTTCGTCGTCCTCGTCGACCGCCTGTACGACCGTGACGTCCCCGTCCTGCTCGGTGGGAGCGGCGAGACCGCGCTGTTCCCACCCGCGATGCTCACGGGTGGCTACCGCAAGAAGTACCTGCGCGCGCTCTCCCGCCTCGGTGCTCTCGCCGAGGAGGGCCGGGCGCTCGTCGGCGTCGCGTCCTGACGCCTTCTCAGCGACGCGTCGCCTCGAGTCGCTCCTTCTCCGCCGCGACGTCGAAGTCGGCCTGCGGCCAGTCGAGGTCGAGGCTCTCGAGCGCCTCGACGAGGAGCTGGGAGACCGCGAGGCGGGCGTAGCGCTTGTCGTCCGCCGGGATGACGTGCCACGGTGCGTGCGGCGTGCTCGTGCGGTCGAAGACCGCCTGGTACGCCTCCTGGTAGTCGTCCCAGCGCAGGCGCGTGTCGATGTCGCCCGGGTTGTACTTCCAGTGCTTGTCCGGACGCTCGAGGCGTTCCGCGAGGCGCTCGCCCTGCTCCTCGTAGGAGACCATGAGCGCCACCTTGACGACGACCGTGCCTGCTGCGACCAGCTCGGCCTCGAAATCGTTGATGAGGTCGTAGCGGCTCTCCCAGACGTCTGGCGGCACGAGCTCGTCGACGCGCGCGACGAGCACGTCCTCGTAGTGCGACCGGTCGAATACGCCGATGCGTCCCGGCTGGGGGAGCGCGCGACGGATCCGCCACAGGAAGTCGTGCGCGCGCTCCTCCTCGGTCGGCACGCCGAACGAGCGGATCGACACGCCCTGCGGGTCGACCAGGCCGACGACGTGGCGCACGATCCCTCCCTTGCCAGCCGTGTCGAGACCCTGCAGCACGAGCAGCACGCTGCGCGTGCCTCCGGAGCGGCCGTGCGCGTACAGCTTCTCCTGCAGCTCGTCGAGGATGCCGCCCTGCTCGACGAGCAGGTCCTCGGCCGCGCTCGACCCGCCCTTCAGCCCGGGCCGAGCGCCACGGTCGAACGACGCGAGGTCGAAGCCCTCGCGCACGCGCAGCTGCTCGGTGAGCTCGTGGGACAGGGACGGCTTCTTCGACATGACCTGCTCCTTCTCGGATGTGTGCTCAGCGGACCTCGGTCACCGGTGGGGCCACCGGCTCGAGCGGGGGACGACCGAGGACGAGCACGCTGCGCGCCGTCACCGAGATCTTCTCCCCGGCCGTGAGGATCCCGTCCGCGTCGTCGACGGGGACCTCGGGGTCGGTGCACGCGACCATGCTCCAGCGCTCGCCGTAGGTGGACGCGGGCACGGTGAAGTCGACGTCCTCGTGGTGCCCGTTGAAGAGCACCAGGAACGAGTCGTCGACGATCCGCTCGCCGTACACGTCGGGCTCCGTGATGGCCTCGCCGTTGAGGAAGACCATGAGCGTGCGTGCGAACTCAGCGTCCCACGCAGCCGAGTCCATGACCTCGCCCGACGGGTCGAACCACGCGACGTCCGGCAGGCCACCCTCCTGTGTCGGGGCGCCGGTGAAGAACCTGCTGCGGCGCAGCACCGGGTGGTCGTGCCGCAGACGGATCAGGTGCTGCGTGAAGGCCAGCAGCTCACGGTTGTCGTCGTCGAGGTCCCAGTCCATCCACGTCGTCGGGTTGTCCTGGCAGTACCCGTTGTTGTTGCCGCCCTGGGTGCGACCGATCTCGTCGCCGTGCGCGATCATCGGCACGCCCTGGGACAGCAGGAGGGTCGCGAGCATGTTGCGCTGCTGGCGGGCGCGCAGCGTGTTGACCTGCGGGTCGTCGGTCGGCCCTTCGACGCCGCAGTTCCACGAGCGGTTGTGGCTCTCGCCGTCACGGTTGTCCTCGCCGTTGGCCTCGTTGCGCTTCTCCTCGTAGACGACGAGGTCGCGCAGCGTGAAGCCGTCGTGCGCGGTGACGAAGTTGATCGACGCCGACGGCGTCCGGCCGCCGCCCTCGTACAGGTCCGACGACCCGGTCAGGCGGCTCGCGAGCTCCGGGAGGGTCGCGGGCTCGCCGCGCCAGAAGTCGCGGACCGTGTCGCGGTAGCGGCCGTTCCACTCGGTCCACAGCGGCGGGAACCCGCCGACCTGGTATCCGCCGCTGCCGAGGTCCCAGGGCTCGGCGATCAGCTTGACCTGGGAGATGACCGGGTCCTGCTGCACGATGTCGAAGAACGCCGAGAGACGGTCGACCTCGTGGAACTGGCGAGCGAGCGTCGCGGCGAGGTCGAAGCGGAATCCGTCGACGTGCATCTCGGTGACCCAGTAGCGCAGCGAGTCCATGATGAGCTGCAGGACGTGGGGCGAGCGCATGAGCAGCGAGTTGCCGGTGCCGGTCGTGTCGAAGTAGTGCGCGAGGTCCTCGTCGACGAGCCGGTAGTAGGCACGGTTGTCGATGCCGCGGAACGACAGCGTCGGACCCATGTGGTTGCCCTCGGCCGTGTGGTTGTAGACGACGTCGAGGATCACCTCGATGTCCGCCTCGTGGAGCGTCTTGACCATCGCCTTGAACTCCTGGACCTGCTGGCCCCGGGTGCCGCCCGCGGCGTACGCGCCGTGCGGCGCGAGGAAGCCGATCGTGTTGTAGCCCCAGTAGTTGCTCAGGCCGCGGTCCTGCAGGTGGGTGTCGTTGACGAACTGGTGCACCGGCATGAGCTCGATCGCCGTCACGCCGAGGTCCTTGAGGTACCCGACGATCGCCGGGTGGCCGAGGGCGGCGTAGGTCCCGCGCAGGTGCTCGGGGACGGCGGGGTGCGTCATCGTCAGGCCGCGCACGTGCGCCTCGTAGATGACGAGCTCGTGGTACTCGTGCGCCGGAGGGCGGTCGTGCCCCCAGTCGAAGAACGGGTTGACGACGACGGACTTCATCGTCGCGGCGGCCGAGTCGTCGGTGTTGAGGTGCTCCGCGTCGTCGAGGACGCCGTCCTCCGTGCTCGTGTACGAGTAGAGCGCCGGGTCGGCCGAGACCTCGCCGTCGATCGCCTTCGCGTACGGGTCGAGCAGCAGCTTCGAGGGGTTGCAGCGGTGCCCGTTGGCCGGGTCGTACGGGCCGTGGACGCGGTAGCCGTACCGCTGGCCGGGCTGGACGTCGGGAAGGTACGTGTGCCAGACGTGCGCCGTCGTCTGCGTGACCTCGACGCGTGTCTCGTTCCCGTCGTCGTCGAACAGGCAGAGCTCGACGCGCTCGGCGACCTCGGAGAAGAGAGCGAAGTTGGTCCCGGAGCCGTTGAAGGTGGCGCCGAGCGGATAGGGCTGACCTGGCCAGTTGAGCATGGGGAAAAGACTGCCACGTCCCCGCCGGGTGCGTTGGTCGAGGACGCTAGGGCCTGACGGTTGGCTCCCAACCGCGGCGCACGCTGCCCGGCTCCTCGGTGCCGTGACAGGCGACCGAGGAGCCGAGCCTGCACGCCCGCGCCGGGATCGCCGTGGCGCTCAGGGGAGCGGCGGCGGTCCGACCGGCTCAGATGCCTCGTCGCCGCGCGCATCGCCGGCCTGGCGGTTGAGGCGCACGATGCAGTGCTCGGGGCCGACGAAGGGCAGGATCCGCTCGAGCGTGAGCGGGCCGCAGACGCGCGAGAGCACCCCCGAGGCGAGCCCTTCGTGGACGCGGCAGACGACCTCGGGGCGCTGCCGGGCGAGGTCGTAGAACGGGCAGTGCCGCAGGTGGAGCTCGAGACCCTCGGGGTCGACGTCGACCTCGAAGCCGATCTGGTCGAAGTGGTCCTCGAGCACGTCGAGCTGCTGCTGAGCCAGGCGTGCCTCCGAGGCGTCGGTCCCGGCGGCTGGGGTGAGTGCTGGCGCCCCCAGGAACGAGCCGTGCTCCTGTGCCGCGGCCGCGCCCAGGTCCCGGGCTCGTCCCGCGTCCTCGGGGGTGCCCGTCCCGAATCCCGCGAGAAGCATGCGGGTCAGCTCGGCGCGGGCGAGAGCGTCCTTCGTGCGCTGCTCGTGCGTCTCGGCGCTGACCGTGTCCTTCCTGGCGACAGCGCGGTAGAGCATGCGCGGGCGACCGCGGGTGTGCCGCTCCTCGGGCTCGCACGTGACGAAGCCCGCGTCGATGAGGCGGCCGAGGTGCTCGCGCGCGGTGTTGGTGTGGAGGCCGGAGACCTCGGCGAGCTCGGTGATCGTCATCCCGTCGCGCTGCTGGAGCGCGTCGAGCAGCGTCACGCGGCTCGCGGAAGCGAGGGCGCGGTAGGCGTTGACTCGACGGGCTGTCATGTACCGATTATCCGGAGGTGCTGACGCCAGATCTTGGGACCTCTGGCTCGATCCGGGCGCAGGGGCACACCCGTTCCGGGAACGACGAAGGCCGCCCCGGTACCGGGACGGCCTTCGTGCGTGGTGGGCGATACTGGGATCGAACCAGTGACCTCTTCCGTGTCAGGGAAGCGCGCTACCGCTGCGCCAATCGCCCGTGCTGTGATGCGAGGTGGAGACGGGATTCGAACCCGTGTGTACGGCTTTGCAGGCCGCTGCCTCGCCTCTCGGCCACTCCACCGTTCGAGTCGGGCGACCGGTGAGAACCGGTGCCGCGTCTCCGAGCGGACGACGGGATTCGAACCCGCGACCCTCACCTTGGCAAGGTGATGCTCTACCACTGAGCCACGTCCGCAACGCGATCTCTTCCGGCGGGCCGGAGGTGATCGGTGCGTGTACACACTAGACGACGATCCGACGTTTGCCCAAACCGGCGCGGTGCCGCGTGGGAGGGGGTGCCCTTGTGCGAACCCGCGGCGCGCGTAGCCTCGCAGGAGGAGGGGTGCCACCTGATCCTTGCGGAGATGATCGACGATGAGGGCAGCACGTTTTCCGTCGATGGGCTTCATCGTTGCCGGGCGGTGGTGGCGGGCTGAGCGAGAAGGTCGTCGTCGAACGGCGCTGGGTGCACCCTGTCGGGGACGTCCCCCTCGACGAGGCTGCTCTCATCGAGCCGCCGTCGGTGGGCCACCACACGTACGTGCGGTCCGGTGCGAAGGCAGGCGACGTCGCGCTCGTCGGAGGCGCAGGGCCGATCGGCCTGCTGACGGCTGCGGTCCTCAAGGCGCAGGGCGTGACCGTGCTGATGTCTGAGCTGAGCGAGGCTCGCAAGGCGAAGGCGCGCGACACCGGTGTCGCCGACCATGCCGCAACGACACGGCGGTGAAGATCCTCGTCCACCCGTGATCCCGTGGCAGGCGCCACGCCTGTCTGGGAACGACGAAGGCCGCCCCGGTACCGGGACGGCCTTCGTGCGTGGTGGGCGATACTGGGATCGAACCAGTGACCTCTTCCGTGTCAGGGAAGCGCGCTACCGCTGCGCCAATCGCCCGTGCTGTGATGCGAGGTGGAGACGGGATTCGAACCCGTGTGTACGGCTTTGCAGGCCGCTGCCTCGCCTCTCGGCCACTCCACCGTTCGAGTCGGGCGACCGGTGAGAACCGGTGCCGCGTCTCCGAGCGGACGACGGGATTCGAACCCGCGACCCTCACCTTGGCAAGGTGATGCTCTACCACTGAGCCACGTCCGCATGAACACCACCAGGTCGGATCTCTCCGGCCCGCGGCGCCTGACAAACATTAGTCGAACGTTCTGCGAAACGTCCAACTGACACCCGTGTGATCTTCCGTCGGGCGTCATCAGGGCGAGGTTCGAGCCCGCGCGGCCGACGGCGTGACGCAGGTAGGTTGACCCCGTGAACCGACCCTCCCGAGCCCGCTCTGGCGCCGCTGACGCGCGTGCGATGCCGGGACGCGCGTCGTTCGCCGGCACGAGCGCCTCCGGGGTCGTCGACTGCGTCGACCTCGCGACCGAGGAGGGGCGTGCTCGGCTCGACGACGAGGGGCTGTGGTTCGTCGTCCTCGACTTCGAGGGACGTGGGCACGCGTGGCGCTTCGCCGAGCGTGAGGGTTGGCGGGCCGAGCGCGACGACCTCGCGACCGGCGGAGTGGCCAGGGACGTCCTCTCGCGCGCCGCCACGACGTGGCGGGGGCCCCAGGCAGACACGTGGACGAGCTCGGCGAGCGCCGACCGCTACCGCGACGGCGTCGTGCGCATCCGCGAGCACGTCCGCGAGGGCGACGTCTACCAGGTGAACCTCTGTCGCGTGCTCCGCGCGCCGCTGCCAGCGGTCGACGGCCACGAGCCCGACGCCGTCGCGCTCGCCGCGACGCTCGCGGCGGGCAACCCCGCGCCTTACGGCGGCTACGTCCACGTCCCTGCAGGCAACGGTGTCGAGCCCGTGTGGGTCGTGACGGCGTCGCCCGAGCTCTTCCTGCGCCGCAACGGCGCGACCCTCACCTCGGCCCCGATCAAGGGCACGGCGGCGACCGCCGACGGCCTGCTCCCCAAGGACGAGGCCGAGAACATCATGATCACGGACCTTGTCCGCAACGACCTGCAGCAGGTCTGCCGTCCCGGCACGGTGAGCGTCGAGGCGCTCCTCGCCGTCGAGCAGCACCCCGGCCTGGTCCACCTCGTCTCGACGGTCGCGGGGCAGCTGCGCGACGACGTTCGCTGGGCCCAGGTGCTCGACGCGACGTTCCCGCCCGCGTCGGTCTCCGGCGCGCCGAAGTCCTCGGCGCTGCGCATCATCGACGCGCTCGAGGACGAGCCCCGCGGCCCGTACTGCGGGGCCGTCGGCTGGGTCGACGCCGACCGTGGCACGGCCGAGCTCGCCGTCGGCATCCGCACGTTCTGGTGGCGCGACGGCGTCCTCCGCTTCGGTACCGGTGCCGGCATCACGTGGGGGAGCGACCCCGACGGCGAGTGGGCGGAGACCGAGCTCAAGGCACGAAGGCTGGTCGCGCTCGCCTCCTCCTGACAAGATCGATGGACGACCTGCACCGACGCCGGTGCGCGACCCGAGGGGGAACGATGACGATCGTCTGGTTCGAAGGACGGCTGCGCGACGCCGAGGAGCCGCTCGTCGGAGCGCTCGACCACGGCATTACGGTCGGCGACGGGGTGTTCGAGACGATGCTCGTCCGCGACGGCCGCGCGTTCGCTCTCACCCGCCACCTCGCGCGGCTCGCTCGCAGCGCGACGGGCCTCGGCCTGCTCCCACCCGACGAGGACAAGATCCGCGACGGCGTCGCTGCCGTCCTCGCGGTCGCACCGCCTGAGACCGGGCGTCTGCGCATCACCGTGACCGCCGGGCCTGGACCGCTCGGCTCAGGCCGCGACGGCTGGGACCAGACCGTCCTCGTAGCCGCAGGCCCAGCGACGGTCGCCCGCGCGTCCCGTGCCGCCCGCGTGAGCTGGGTCCGCAACGAGCGCTCCGCCGTCGCGGGCCTCAAGACGACGTCGTACGCGGAGAACGTCGTCGCTCTCGCTGCCGCTACCGAGTACGGCGCCGACGAGGCGCTCCTCGCCAACACGCGCGGCGAGCTGTGCGAGGGGACCGGGTCGAACATCGTCGTCGAGCGTGACGGCGAGCTGCTCACCCCGCCGCTCGAGTCCGGCTGCCTCGCCGGCATCACGCGCGAGCTCTTGCTCGAGTGGGCCGCCGCCGAGGGGCTTCCCGTGCGTGAGGCGACGCTCCCGTACGAGGTGCTCGACGACGTCGTGCAGGGGCGCGCGCACGCCGCGCTCACTTCCTCGACACGCAACGTCTCGCCGCTTACCGCGCTCGACGGGCAAGAGGTCGCCGCAGGCGAGCTGTGCCTCGCGGCGCAAGCGCTGTTCGCACGGAAGCAGGGGGAGGACCTTGACCCGTGAGGGTCGTCAGCGGGTGCGAGCGGGCAGGCGGCGACCGATTTTCGTCTCCGAGGATCACGCGCTAGGGTTGTCACCGCACCACGCACGGGCGATTGGCGCAGTGGTAGCGCGCTTCGTTCACACCGAAGAGGTCACTGGTTCGAACCCAGTATCGCCCACCAGCACGAAGGCCCCCGAAGCTCAGGCTCGGGGGCCTTCGTCGTCTGCCGGAGGCGGTTCAGGGCGGGTCCTGACCCCGTGCCGCGCGCGGGGTCCGCGTGTGGTTCGGTGGTGTCATGACGCACACGAACGATCCTGAGGTCATCCGCCGCCTGCTCACCGACGTGGGGAGGTGGGCCGTCGTCGGCCTGTCCAACAACCGCGAGCGCGCCGCCTATGGCGTGGCGGCCTACCTCCAGGGCATCGGCCAGACGATCGTGCCGGTGCACCCGCAGGCCCCCGTCGTGCACGGCGAGCAGGGTTACGCGGCCCTCGCCGCAGTGCCGGGGCAGGTCGACGTCGTCGACGTCTTCGTACGGTCCGAGCTGGTGGGGGCGGTGGTCGACGACGCGATCGCGATCGGGGCGCGCGCCGTCTGGATGCAGCTCGGTGTCATCGACGAGGACGCCGCCGCACGCGCCGCGGCCGCCGGGCTCGATGTCGTCATGGATGCGTGCCCCGCGATCGAGGGACCGCGCCTGGGGCTCGCCGCTCGTTAGCCCAGCCGGGCCTCGTAGACGATCTCGAGGCCGTCCTCGTCGTCCCACTGCTCGCCGACCTCGACGAGGCCCTCGGAGAGGACCAGGTTGCGCGACGCCACGTTGCCGGGCGAGACCGTCGCACGCAGGACGCGCGCGTCCGGGGCGTGCTCCGCGACGGCACGCATGAGCCGGAGCGCGGCGCGGCCGAGACCCTGCCGCCGCCGCTCGGGAGCGACCGAGTAACCCACCTCGACCATCCCTGTCCCGGGCTCGGGCGGCCCGTGGAACCCTGCCTTGCCGACGACGTCGCCGCCCAGGACGAGCGCGCGCGTGATCCACGGCGCGTGCGCGGCGTGCTCGGCGATCTGCGTGCTGCGGACCCGCCAGACGCCGCGCGAGCCGTCGGCGACCAGGTGTGGGTCGAGCGTGAGCCCTGACGAGACGCGCGCGGCGGCGAGGTCGCCGCGTGCGAGCGCGTCGATCGTCGCGAGGTCGAGCCGGTGCAGCGACACGGCGGGGGAGAGGGACGGGTCGTGCCAGACGAGGGTGGGCACGTCGAGCTCGGTTGGGCGCGTCACCGGTCGACCATCTCATCGAGCCGCGGTGAGGGCCACGGGATTTCTCCGGCGGTCGCCGTGCCCGGGATACACGCGAGGGCTGTGCACACCCTCGGGTGCGCACGGCCCTCGCGGTCAGCTGCTCAGAGCAGGGAGACCTTGGGCCCGCGCAGGACGCGCTGGGTGTCCAGGGTCGGGACGTCGTTCTCGACGAGCAGGTGGTAGGGCTGGTCCGAGTGGGCCGTGACGACGAGCGCCGCGTCGACGTCGGCGAGCGTCTTCTCGGTCAGCGCGACCCGCTTGACGCCTGCCGGCCAGCGCGAGTCGTCGATGAGGTCGTCGACCGCGAGGATGTCGGCACCGAGGGCCGTGAGGAGCTCGACGATCTTGAGCGAGGGCGACTCGCGGATGTCGTTCGTGTCCCGCTTGTACGCGAGGCCGAGCAGCAGCACCTTCGAGCCACGGACCGCCTTCCGCTCGTCGTTGAGGAGGGTCGCGAGACGCGTCACGACGTGGTCGGGCATGTGCTCGTTGACGTCGTTCGCGAGCTCGATGAAACGGAAGCTCTGACCGAGCGTGCGGCGGACCTGCCACGACAGGTAGCTCGGGTCGACGGGCAGGCAGTGGCCGCCTACGCCCGGGCCGGGCGTGAACGCCATGAAGCCGAACGGCTTGGACGAGGCGGCGTCGATCGACTCCCAGATGTCGATGTCGAGCTGGTGCGCGAAGACCGCGAGCTCGTTGACGAGCGCGATGTTGACGTGGCGGAACGTGTTCTCGAGCAGCTTCGTCAGCTCCGCCTCCTTCGTCCCCGAGACCGGCACGGTCCGCTCGATGAGCGACGAGTAGAACGCGTCGACACGGGCCAGGGACGCGGCGTCGATGCCCGAGACGACCTTGGGTGTCTCGACGAAGCCGTACTTCTTGTTGCCCGGGTCGATGCGCTCGGGGGAGTAGCCGACGTGGAAGTCGGCGCCTGCGCGCAGGCCGCTGCCGGCCTCGAGGATCGGGACGAGCATCTCCTCCGTCGTGCCGGGGTAAGTCGTCGACTCGAGGACGACGACGGAGCCGGGCGTCACGTAGGGCGCGAGGCTCTTCCCGGACTGCTCGATGAAGCTCAGGTCCGGGAGAGTCTCCTTGAGAGGCGTCGGGACCGTGATGACCGCGACGTCGAAGCCCTCGGCGGCGGCGTAGTCGGCCGTGGGGAGGAAGCGACCGCTGTCGAGCGCCGCACGGAGCGTCTCGTCGGAGATGTCGCCGACGTAGGAGCTGCCTCCTGCGAGGCGCTCGACGCGCGCCGCGTCGAGATCCAGGCCGACGACGTCGTAGCCCACCTCGACCGCACGCATGGCGACCGGGAGGCCGACATAGCCCTGCCCGATGATGACGATCTTCTGGCTCTTGGCGTCCACTGTGCTTCCCCCTAGCGCTCGGTCCGACTCCCTCGGTCGGCCGTTCTCGACGCTACTGCGCCCGGTGGTGCCTGCAGCGGGTGGCCGGGGGTGAACGTGGTGCGAGACGGGGGGTGGTCGAGGGTGAACGTGGCGCGGTCGGCGAGGGGGAGGCTCCGTTGACGCTCGGGCAGACGGGTGCCCGGGTGAAAGCCCGGGCAGCTGGTCCGGTTCGTGTTCTCGTTCGCGCGGTGCGGGCCCGTCCCGCCGGGACCACGTCCGGCTCGCCGGACGCCTCACCCGTCACGAGCGGCTCAGCCGTGGTGTGGAGGGCTCGAATGGCCCAGGAGGTCGCACGTCGCAGCCCGCTCGAGCGGGCCCTCGACGCGATCGAGCGCGTCGGTAACAAGGTCCCGCACCCGGTCGTGATCTTCCTCGGCCTGATCGTGCTGCTCGTCGTCCTGTCCCACGTCTTCTACGTCGCCGGGACGTCCGTGACGTTCGAGCAGGCGTACGTGAGCGAGCACGTCGACCCGAGCGCGGAGCAGTTCGTCCTGGGTGTCGAGGTTGTGGTGAGCGCCTACCTCGCGTGCACGGACAACATGCCCTCGGGGTCCGCGATGAAGCTCGGCGACGTCCTGACGACCCGGTCCGGTCGGACGATCGAGGTCGTCAACACCGACGCCGAGGGGCGGCTCGTCATGTCGGACGTGATCGCTCTCGCCAACGAGGACAGCGTCGACGCGATCGTCGACATCGCGACGCTCACGGGGGCGTGCCTCGCAGCGCTCGGACCGGCGGCCGCCGGTGTCATCGGGACGTCGCCCGACCTCGTCGAGCAGGTGCGCGACGCGTCGGTGCGCACCGACGAGAAGGTCTGGGAGCTTCCGCTCGAGCGCGCCTACCGGCCGTGGCTCGACTCCGAGATCGCCGACATCAAGAACCTGGGCGGAGAGTCGGCCGGTGCGATCGTCGCAGCCCTGTTCCTCGCCGAGCAGGTGGGCGACACGCCCTGGTCCCACCTCGACATCGCCGGTCCGATGCGTGTCGACGTGGACACCGCGTGGCGCGTGAAGGAGGCCACGGGCTTCGGGGCGCGGCTGCTCGCAG
This genomic window from Flavimobilis soli contains:
- a CDS encoding aminotransferase class IV, translated to MTIVWFEGRLRDAEEPLVGALDHGITVGDGVFETMLVRDGRAFALTRHLARLARSATGLGLLPPDEDKIRDGVAAVLAVAPPETGRLRITVTAGPGPLGSGRDGWDQTVLVAAGPATVARASRAARVSWVRNERSAVAGLKTTSYAENVVALAAATEYGADEALLANTRGELCEGTGSNIVVERDGELLTPPLESGCLAGITRELLLEWAAAEGLPVREATLPYEVLDDVVQGRAHAALTSSTRNVSPLTALDGQEVAAGELCLAAQALFARKQGEDLDP
- a CDS encoding CoA-binding protein codes for the protein MTHTNDPEVIRRLLTDVGRWAVVGLSNNRERAAYGVAAYLQGIGQTIVPVHPQAPVVHGEQGYAALAAVPGQVDVVDVFVRSELVGAVVDDAIAIGARAVWMQLGVIDEDAAARAAAAGLDVVMDACPAIEGPRLGLAAR
- a CDS encoding M17 family metallopeptidase; protein product: MAQEVARRSPLERALDAIERVGNKVPHPVVIFLGLIVLLVVLSHVFYVAGTSVTFEQAYVSEHVDPSAEQFVLGVEVVVSAYLACTDNMPSGSAMKLGDVLTTRSGRTIEVVNTDAEGRLVMSDVIALANEDSVDAIVDIATLTGACLAALGPAAAGVIGTSPDLVEQVRDASVRTDEKVWELPLERAYRPWLDSEIADIKNLGGESAGAIVAALFLAEQVGDTPWSHLDIAGPMRVDVDTAWRVKEATGFGARLLAEVAAHFRVPA
- a CDS encoding GNAT family N-acetyltransferase; this encodes MTRPTELDVPTLVWHDPSLSPAVSLHRLDLATIDALARGDLAAARVSSGLTLDPHLVADGSRGVWRVRSTQIAEHAAHAPWITRALVLGGDVVGKAGFHGPPEPGTGMVEVGYSVAPERRRQGLGRAALRLMRAVAEHAPDARVLRATVSPGNVASRNLVLSEGLVEVGEQWDDEDGLEIVYEARLG
- a CDS encoding nucleotide sugar dehydrogenase, coding for MDAKSQKIVIIGQGYVGLPVAMRAVEVGYDVVGLDLDAARVERLAGGSSYVGDISDETLRAALDSGRFLPTADYAAAEGFDVAVITVPTPLKETLPDLSFIEQSGKSLAPYVTPGSVVVLESTTYPGTTEEMLVPILEAGSGLRAGADFHVGYSPERIDPGNKKYGFVETPKVVSGIDAASLARVDAFYSSLIERTVPVSGTKEAELTKLLENTFRHVNIALVNELAVFAHQLDIDIWESIDAASSKPFGFMAFTPGPGVGGHCLPVDPSYLSWQVRRTLGQSFRFIELANDVNEHMPDHVVTRLATLLNDERKAVRGSKVLLLGLAYKRDTNDIRESPSLKIVELLTALGADILAVDDLIDDSRWPAGVKRVALTEKTLADVDAALVVTAHSDQPYHLLVENDVPTLDTQRVLRGPKVSLL